TCAGTAATTGTCATTTCCGTTGGCGTTTTATATTTTTCACTATATGCAATGGGGCTTGGAGCGTGAATAGTTCCGTCCACTGTCGCTTTTCTGCCTGCATGTGCTAATTGGATACCGGTGCGGGCACCTTGCTGTTTCATCAAGCGAACGATTTCGGTTAGACCTTCTAGATGCTCATCTGACCAGATCCCTAAATCCTCACTTGAAATTCTTCCTTGCGGTTGAACAGCTGTTGCCTCAACGATAATTAGGCCGACTTGTCCAACTGCGCGAGTCGTATAATGTGTTTTATGCCAGTCTTCTACTTTACCGTCTTGATTATGTGAAGAATACATACACATCGGTGCCATTGCGATCCGATTTTTAAATTCGACGCCACGTATAGTATAAGGACTAAATAATTTTGCCATGAGTAATTCCTCCTCCAATAGTTGCTAGGGAAAGTATAGCAAATCTATACGTTTTTTTAATGTTTAAGGATTTTAAACCAACTTTATGAAACATCCGGTAGCACTCTCACGTATAGTAGACTATATAAAAGGAGGTCTTCACATGAAGCCACTCATTTCGGTATGGACACAACCTAAGCAAACGATTCGGTATGTTCTCGAATATAAAACATGGAATTATAGTTTTTTCATCTTATTCCTTACTTCTGTTAGCGTCGGTTTGACATCATTTGCTGAAACGGACATATTACCTGATCTATCATTGCCTCTAATTATCCTGCTTAGTATACTATCGTCATTCATCGGGACTATTATCAGCCTGTTCATTAGTTCTGCTCTCTACACATGGGTAGGTAAATGGCTTGGAGGCACAGGGAATTTCAAGGATATGGTGCAAATGTCGCCGATCGCTTCCATTCCGATGATCTGGATGATGCCGATTAACTTGCTACTAGTCATTATTTTCGGTAAGAACTTATTTGTTGATATGATGAACAACGCAGATGCTGCTGTATTTGGAACTTTATCTATTGTATTATTATTGACAAACTTACTCACACTAGCGTTAGGCATTTTCAGTACTGTGATTTTGTCTAAAGGTATCGGGATTGTCCATCACTTATCTTCTTGGCGCGGATTGGGTACGATTCTAATTGTGACTGGCTTATTTTTAGCATTAATGATTCCCTTTCTACTCTTCTTGATATTTGTTCTACTTGCTTACTAAATTCCATATAAAAAAACTGAAGACAATACCATTTCTGGATTTGTCTTCAGTCTGTTGTAAAGCCTAACGAGCTTTGCATATTTTATTTATTGACCATTTTCATGAATTCCCTCATTAAACCTGGAAGATCAGGCCAAGCATGTCCTGACACTAGATTTCCTTCTGTATGAAGATCTTTTTCAATATATGTGGCACCCGCTGCTGTAACGTCTGGCTTACATGCGATATATGCCGTATATTCTCTGCCCTTCATTAGATCTGGAATAACAGATAACACCTGTGCAGCATGGCAAACTGCTGCCACTGGTTTATTTTCTTCAAAGAAATGACGGACAATAGCCGGTAAGGATTCGTCTAGACGAATATACTCTGGTGCGCGTCCACCTGGAATAATGAGCGCATCGTAGTCTGCAGGATTAACATTTTTAAAGGCAATATGCGAATCCAGTCCATACGCTGGTTTTTCCACATATGTTTCCATTCCATCAATGAAGTCATGGGTAACGGTATATAATTTCTTTACTGCTGGTGAAGCAATAGTCGTGTCAAATCCTTCTTCCAAACAACGATAATACGGGTAGAAAATTTCCAATGCTTCCACGGCATCTCCGCCAAGAATCAATACTTTTTTACTCATATGCAGATCCACTCCCTTTTCTGAATTGTATTACTACTTTACTTCATTCGACAATTTGACATGGAATCCTTTTTCTTTCAATGAAATACTCTTCTTCATGTATGGTTATCTCGAATGAAACCATATTATGACGAGGAGGGATTTCTATGGATCAAGATATACGTCATTTGTTTCATAAAGGAACAATCAACGAGGAAATGGGACTGGAGTTTGAAGCCACTGCCGAAGAAGCTTTACGCGCTCGGAAAAATGCAAGTGGTAAAGAGTATCGCGATGCTTTGAAAGAAGTCTATCGTGCAACAGAAGATAAAAGAAAATAATTCGTAAAAAAGCCCGACAATGAGCACTGTTGGGCTTTTTTACATCTTACTATACGTGTTCCCTTTCCTTCTGCGTATCATATATTGCTCAATAATGATCGCGAGGATCGTTCCTGTAATTAATCCGTTAGATAAGGTTGAAGCTACCACGGCAGGAAGTTGCGACAGACTTTCTGCTGGGACGAACATTGTACCTATACCTACCATCAATCCAAATGCTACGGCTTGGCGCGCACGTTCTTTTTCTGGATCCGCATCGAGTTCATTGAATGCCATCGACACCATTTTCGTAAAGATTGCGAAAGTCACAGCGTATGCAACGGGTGCAGGCAAAGCCGCAAATATGGCCATGACACTTGGAAATAACGTGATACACACTAAGAGCGTGCTACCCATAATAAATGGTTTAATGGACGGCATACGTGTCGTGCCTACAAACCCAGCAGAACCTGATATCGGTACGGATCCAATAGCAGAAAAGGCTCCTGCGATCATATGAATGAATCCTGAGGCATATGCTCCTTGGCGTAAGCGATCGGGCGGGTTGATTTGAAAAGATTGCTTCAATAAATGTTCCATGACACGAATCGATGCAAGCATATTGGCTACTAATAATAATGTGATAAAGATCGCTGTCACGAGAACGCCACTGTCCCATACAGGCTTTCCATAGACGAACATTTCCGGTAGTTGGATTAACTGATCGG
This window of the Sporosarcina ureae genome carries:
- a CDS encoding Yip1 family protein; amino-acid sequence: MKPLISVWTQPKQTIRYVLEYKTWNYSFFILFLTSVSVGLTSFAETDILPDLSLPLIILLSILSSFIGTIISLFISSALYTWVGKWLGGTGNFKDMVQMSPIASIPMIWMMPINLLLVIIFGKNLFVDMMNNADAAVFGTLSIVLLLTNLLTLALGIFSTVILSKGIGIVHHLSSWRGLGTILIVTGLFLALMIPFLLFLIFVLLAY
- a CDS encoding DJ-1/PfpI family protein, with the translated sequence MSKKVLILGGDAVEALEIFYPYYRCLEEGFDTTIASPAVKKLYTVTHDFIDGMETYVEKPAYGLDSHIAFKNVNPADYDALIIPGGRAPEYIRLDESLPAIVRHFFEENKPVAAVCHAAQVLSVIPDLMKGREYTAYIACKPDVTAAGATYIEKDLHTEGNLVSGHAWPDLPGLMREFMKMVNK
- a CDS encoding purine/pyrimidine permease; this translates as MKHLAGGIQWTVFLIASSIAAPIAIAHVFGMDAVATSLFMQRTIFVLGIASLIQAFFGHRMPINEGPAGLWWGIYVVYAGMVGIFYSTSTDALQALQSGMLYSGVLFIILAATGVITKMKVLFTPAITFTYLMLLILQLSGTFVKGMLGVEKAGDYLDPVILLGSFLVLLITFIAMANKRPFISKYAILISIVLGWGIFLILGKTPTIAKVSDQLIQLPEMFVYGKPVWDSGVLVTAIFITLLLVANMLASIRVMEHLLKQSFQINPPDRLRQGAYASGFIHMIAGAFSAIGSVPISGSAGFVGTTRMPSIKPFIMGSTLLVCITLFPSVMAIFAALPAPVAYAVTFAIFTKMVSMAFNELDADPEKERARQAVAFGLMVGIGTMFVPAESLSQLPAVVASTLSNGLITGTILAIIIEQYMIRRRKGNTYSKM